In Microbacterium maritypicum, the following are encoded in one genomic region:
- a CDS encoding MmcQ/YjbR family DNA-binding protein, whose protein sequence is MASIDDVRAIALALPGVEEVVSGHTGEAAWRVKTGQFAWLRGPSATDLRQLSDHGREWPAGEVLAVRVADLEEKEALLAAEPDVLFTIPHFDGYPGLLVRLHAVDRDRLDEIVTDAWLVRAPAGVAKEWLAERGLG, encoded by the coding sequence ATGGCGAGCATCGACGACGTGCGGGCGATCGCCCTTGCGCTCCCCGGAGTTGAAGAGGTGGTGAGCGGCCACACCGGCGAGGCCGCGTGGCGCGTCAAGACCGGGCAGTTCGCCTGGCTCCGCGGCCCTAGCGCGACCGACCTGCGGCAGCTCTCCGACCACGGGCGCGAGTGGCCCGCGGGAGAGGTGCTCGCCGTGCGCGTCGCCGACCTCGAGGAGAAGGAGGCCCTGCTCGCCGCGGAGCCCGACGTGCTCTTCACGATCCCGCACTTCGACGGCTACCCCGGGCTGCTCGTTCGCCTCCACGCCGTCGACCGCGATCGCCTGGACGAGATCGTCACCGATGCCTGGCTGGTGCGGGCACCCGCCGGGGTGGCGAAGGAGTGGCTCGCGGAGCGCGGGCTCGGCTGA
- a CDS encoding glycosyltransferase, which translates to MSVTPSDDPIDPSSGPAAEPAPRPLKIVIGCDTFAPDINGAARFAERLAAGLVQRGHDVHVVAPNQAYRRAQPRTEVIEGEPMTLHRLPSVRWAPHDWLRFVWPWRSKHYARQVIDRVQPDIVHIQSHIVIGRGLAYVAHERGIPVVATNHVMAENILDHTTMPKFIDDLVLKFAWADAKRTFDLTRAITTPTRRAADFLEKTVEVEGVIPVSCGIDRTQYTPVIAPRDKNRIVFVGRLTAEKQVEVILKAMTKLDPALETTFDIVGGGDQRKQLEHLAAQLGLADRVTFHGRTTDEELRALLSRASLFVIASIAELQSIATMEAMASALPIVAADAVALPHLVHDGENGYLFEPGNVDELAARLTDVLTAEPAEYERMQRASLDGVAIHDINRTLDTFEALYRDEPLPE; encoded by the coding sequence ATGTCTGTGACTCCCTCCGACGATCCGATCGATCCGTCGAGCGGCCCCGCCGCCGAACCCGCGCCCCGCCCGTTGAAGATCGTGATCGGCTGCGACACTTTCGCCCCCGACATCAACGGCGCCGCACGCTTCGCCGAGCGCCTCGCCGCCGGTCTCGTGCAGCGCGGACACGACGTGCACGTCGTCGCCCCGAACCAGGCCTACCGTCGCGCGCAGCCGCGCACCGAGGTCATCGAGGGTGAGCCGATGACCCTGCACCGGCTGCCGTCGGTGCGCTGGGCTCCCCACGACTGGCTCCGGTTCGTGTGGCCCTGGCGCTCGAAGCACTACGCCCGCCAGGTCATCGACCGGGTGCAGCCGGACATCGTGCACATCCAGTCGCACATCGTGATCGGCCGCGGCCTCGCCTACGTCGCCCATGAGCGCGGCATCCCGGTCGTCGCCACCAACCACGTCATGGCCGAGAACATCCTCGATCACACGACCATGCCGAAGTTCATCGATGACCTGGTCCTGAAGTTCGCCTGGGCCGATGCCAAGCGCACGTTCGACCTGACTCGTGCGATCACGACCCCGACGCGTCGCGCCGCCGACTTCCTCGAGAAGACCGTCGAGGTGGAGGGTGTGATCCCCGTCAGCTGCGGCATCGACCGCACGCAGTACACGCCGGTGATCGCCCCGCGCGACAAGAACCGCATCGTCTTCGTCGGCCGACTCACCGCCGAGAAGCAGGTCGAGGTCATCCTCAAGGCGATGACGAAGCTCGACCCGGCGCTCGAGACCACGTTCGACATCGTCGGCGGCGGCGACCAGCGCAAGCAGCTGGAGCACCTGGCCGCGCAGCTCGGTCTCGCCGACCGGGTCACGTTCCACGGGCGCACCACCGACGAGGAGCTCCGGGCGCTGCTGTCCCGGGCGAGTCTCTTCGTGATCGCGTCGATCGCCGAGCTGCAGTCCATCGCGACGATGGAGGCCATGGCGTCGGCGCTGCCGATCGTCGCGGCGGATGCCGTCGCCCTCCCGCACCTCGTGCACGACGGCGAGAACGGCTACCTGTTCGAACCGGGCAACGTCGATGAGCTCGCCGCGCGCCTGACCGACGTGCTCACCGCGGAACCCGCAGAGTACGAGCGGATGCAGCGCGCGTCGCTCGACGGTGTCGCGATCCACGACATCAACCGCACCCTCGACACCTTCGAGGCGCTGTACCGCGACGAGCCGCTGCCCGAGTAG
- a CDS encoding glycosyltransferase: protein MHIVFFGDQHLDSLGGAQVSMRLQREFLERAGHTVTVVAPKMHGSRSSTGTHGGAYVDLPSTPITLDREYSMTWPGRATDRFLDRAMTRRPPVDLVHVQADFWGAFIGHRYAQRHGVPVVHTMHNRVDVGIAAVTPLHRPVLAVLNAWRGGAMRGIGEPVRGADGWAFLRGLAAGASAVTAPSTHFARRLEQHDVFPRVDVIWNGIDDDLRAQTLAARPAAREPGRPRFLWLGRMSPEKRLLPFLDAFVAAGIDAELEIIGGGGQRAAAEKIVRGHDGVRFAGRLTYPQTLERIAAADALVQTSIGFETQGMTPFEAATLGTPSVICDPDIAAELGGGLWAVPDAGATASGRELEARRLAALTETLRLAASDIAAGTAPTPVPEVAEAFRQSSRTAAMVEVYERVLARR from the coding sequence ATGCACATCGTCTTCTTCGGCGATCAGCACCTCGACTCCCTCGGCGGAGCGCAGGTGTCGATGCGGCTCCAGCGGGAGTTCCTCGAACGCGCCGGACACACCGTCACGGTCGTCGCGCCGAAGATGCACGGCTCGCGCTCGTCGACGGGCACCCACGGCGGGGCGTACGTCGACCTCCCCTCGACGCCGATCACGCTCGACCGCGAGTACTCGATGACGTGGCCGGGGCGCGCGACCGACCGCTTCCTCGACAGGGCGATGACCCGTCGCCCCCCGGTGGATCTGGTGCATGTGCAGGCCGATTTCTGGGGCGCGTTCATCGGGCATCGCTACGCCCAGCGTCACGGCGTCCCGGTCGTGCACACCATGCACAACCGCGTCGATGTCGGGATCGCGGCCGTCACTCCGCTGCACCGCCCCGTGCTCGCCGTGTTGAACGCCTGGCGCGGCGGCGCGATGCGCGGGATCGGCGAACCCGTGCGGGGTGCCGACGGCTGGGCGTTCCTGCGCGGCCTCGCCGCCGGAGCATCCGCCGTGACCGCGCCGTCGACGCATTTCGCGCGACGCCTCGAGCAGCACGACGTGTTCCCGCGGGTCGACGTGATCTGGAACGGCATCGACGATGACCTGCGCGCACAGACGCTCGCTGCGCGACCGGCGGCCCGGGAGCCCGGACGCCCCCGCTTCCTCTGGCTCGGACGGATGAGCCCCGAGAAGCGCCTGCTGCCGTTCCTCGACGCGTTCGTCGCCGCCGGCATCGACGCGGAACTCGAGATCATCGGCGGCGGAGGGCAGCGCGCCGCGGCCGAGAAGATCGTGCGCGGCCACGACGGCGTGCGCTTCGCCGGACGACTGACCTACCCGCAGACCCTGGAGCGGATCGCCGCCGCCGACGCGCTCGTGCAGACGTCGATCGGCTTCGAGACCCAGGGGATGACGCCGTTCGAGGCGGCCACGCTCGGCACGCCCTCCGTGATCTGTGACCCCGACATCGCGGCGGAGCTCGGCGGGGGGCTGTGGGCGGTTCCGGATGCCGGCGCCACCGCATCGGGCCGGGAGCTCGAGGCCCGACGACTCGCTGCGCTCACGGAGACCCTGCGGTTGGCCGCATCCGACATCGCCGCAGGCACCGCACCGACGCCGGTTCCCGAGGTCGCCGAGGCATTCCGCCAGTCATCGCGCACGGCCGCCATGGTCGAGGTCTACGAGCGGGTGCTCGCCCGGCGCTGA
- a CDS encoding LysE family translocator yields the protein MIPLDSLVAFAVASIVIIAIPGPSVLFVIGRSLSLGRRAGVLSVVGNALGTVPAVLAVAFGVGAIVASSVVAFTLIKIVGAAYLVWLGVQAIRHRHDHVPDADRAPASAAKLLRQGFIVGLTNPKTIAFFVAVLPQFVVPAAGPVWAQLLLLGLTFQTLALVCDSVWALAAGTARAWFAHSPRRMSTLSGTGGVMMIGLGGTLALTGAKS from the coding sequence ATGATCCCGCTCGACAGCCTCGTCGCCTTCGCCGTCGCCTCCATCGTGATCATCGCCATCCCCGGTCCGAGCGTGCTGTTCGTGATCGGCCGCTCTCTCTCGCTCGGTCGCCGTGCCGGCGTGCTCAGCGTCGTCGGCAACGCCCTCGGCACCGTACCGGCCGTTCTCGCCGTGGCCTTCGGGGTCGGCGCCATCGTCGCGTCTTCCGTGGTGGCGTTCACCCTCATCAAGATCGTCGGCGCCGCCTACCTGGTCTGGCTCGGCGTACAGGCGATCCGCCACCGTCACGACCACGTCCCTGATGCGGATCGAGCGCCGGCCTCCGCCGCGAAGCTGCTGCGCCAGGGCTTCATCGTCGGTCTGACCAACCCGAAGACGATCGCGTTCTTCGTGGCCGTGCTCCCGCAGTTCGTCGTCCCGGCGGCCGGCCCGGTCTGGGCCCAGCTTCTTCTGCTCGGTCTCACCTTCCAGACGCTCGCACTGGTCTGCGACAGCGTGTGGGCCCTCGCCGCCGGAACCGCGCGCGCCTGGTTCGCCCACTCGCCGCGTCGCATGTCGACGCTCTCCGGCACCGGCGGCGTGATGATGATCGGGCTCGGCGGCACGCTGGCCCTGACCGGCGCGAAGAGCTGA